aagaGGACAAGCAGCTTGTTATTGTGCTAGATCTGTGTCACTTACTTTTCTTGTAGAAAAGGCTCAATGGTGACTCTGAACATGGCATTGCAGTTACTATCTAATCAGAGTGTTGCTTCTAAGATGACAGCATGTTTTATGTATGATTTGTTAGCTCttagattttaattttaatggtACCATTTTTAACTACAACGTTTTTGACTAAAGACTAAATCTGACAGTCTTTAGATTTGTCAAAATGAACACTGCCCCTCTAAAGCCATTGTTTGGCTTGAATATTCtgggctgctgtagaaacatggcagtccAACATGGCTGACCCTGGGGGAGAGgtcccgctccctctgtagattgAATGTGTTCACTCTATGGTAGTAAAAAcacgattcttagtttcaggtgatgaAACATTATATAGAATATGTTACTGTATATTCCATTTCTGTCAATGAATCCCCCCTAAATCCAACACACTGAACCTTAACTGCTAGTTTGTGTTGTGTACACAACAGAATAGTTGGTGACATAGACAGAAGTACACAACCACCCAACACTGAGGAATGTGTCTGCATTCTGTAAACAGGGAATCCTGAAGATGCGGCAGCTCGCGCCACGGCCTCAGAAAAGGATGGAGACGTCAAGCGAGTCTCCACCAAGGAATGGGCCCGCTCCACAGGATACGACCCCGTCAAACTCTTCAACAAGGTACCAGTCAGACGAGTCAAACTTGAAGGGCTGTTTCAGAAATTCAGATGCAGACTTTGTAACGTACTACAAGTGTGATGGATACAATACACAAACGCTCTGTTTACAGAACAAATGAGCACAGAACAGCTAATTTGGGTCGCACCTGTCTTTGAAAATTGTTGATCCATATAGGCGTATTAGAGTTGATGTGATGCTGTTGATGTGATATAATTTTAAGTATGTAAGATGCAAAATTTGTACAGTTCAACCTTTTTAGCTGTATTATAATTTAGTTATTCTACTTCAAAAGATGACAAAGCAGCTGCAGTGTTGGAAAGTGACTTTGTGTTCTGTTCGCAATGCATAACACGAGGAACACACCTGGCTGTGTACTTAGACTCAAAAGAATTTGGTTTGTTCACAGGAAGAAAATGAGAGTTTCACACTGAAATAGGAGCACTGCATTTTGTGAAGTTTGCTGTGCTGCGTACAGGCCGACCAGCTGACCGTGAAAAACATGCAGAGCTCAGGAGGGTTTCATGGCCTCTGCCCTCTGTCAAAtacttttgtgttgttttagattttcttttccttatttGACCTGTAAAACTTACTGTAGTTTAGGGCTGTTTTTATTGTAGTCTGCTGGAGACCTGAAGCACCAAGTAGAACATGAATACCGGCTTACATGaattaaagacacaaaacataaataagatGATTCATTTAGGGAGTGAAAATCTCTTATTTCTGCTGTAACTCTGATCCATGGTACCACCATACAGATGGAAATTAAACTTCAGTCTACGGTTAAAATGTGCTTTACATTTCTAAtgatgcttgtttttttgtttttttaacaaaacagcTTTTCAAAGATGACATCATGTACCTGTTGACCATGGACAAGctgtggaagaagaggaaagcTCCTACACCTCTGGATTGGCTGCAGCTAGAGAACTCTGGTAggtctgtttttaaatatttatgtcaAAGACAACTTTAGCTTTTACTTCAATGAAGTTTGAGGGCTGGTTGCTTGTTTGATGCTTGCTCATCCCACCACTCTGCCAAAATTGGCTCCAGCAACAGTCTTTGTAATGATGAGCAATAAACCCCAAATCTTAAAATCACAGCTGCATGACAAGAGGTGGAATGGCAGCTAtgtgtgtgacattttttgTCTGTACAATagcttaaaatgtcaaactacttGTCTTTCTTGAAGATACTGAGCATGTATGTGAAATGCTAAACAGTTTAGCTTCAGGGGGAGCAGAAGGTGTGGTCAGTTCATGCACTAACAAACAGAATACAACCATGTGTGTAACTATGTTTATAAACACGGAAAAAAGCAgtatgacagaaaaataaaaacactgaaaaataatatttatctTATAAATTGTTCACAAATGATGTGAATAATTTTACTATGATGACAGAGAAGACAGTCAAGTGTCATTGTCAGTTTTTCATTGAAGACTGGAAGAACTTACTCAAGTTTTAAATGCAATATGAAACATAACTGCAGGTGGGCTAACTGATCTTCATTAGTCTCTGTCTTGCTGTAATATTAAAtgggcaatatgtaagaagtttAGTTGGAAACAAAAAATTAGCtaaaattttcattttattttatgcatGTAGGCAGCTATTGAGGGCCTGATTGAATGTCTTTTGGCTGTCttaggtgtttgtgtgtctaaaTGTTCCTCCATATTTTTTGTGTATCCCAGCATGTCCACAGGAGGAAACTCCTGGTTCCGGTTTAAAGGACCAGCAGGTTTTAAGTGTTTGGGGTCACTGCCAGATGTTCCGGCACAGCGTGGAGACTCTCCGctcacagctgcaggagaaggGAGAAGGAGCCGAGCTAGTGTGGGACAAGGTGATGCAAACAAAATGATAGAGGACATGTTTGCATAGGTGCTGTAAAATCTGAGAAGAATAGGGGAAACAAATTTTACATATATTGATGACCAAAgggttgtcttttattgtaagaactaaaaagaaaagaagctttgttttatttgttgacCATTTTTGGTTTTTGGCTTGAGAATACACAGCCACAGTGAAATGTTGGTGATACACAGATACAtgtagttgtgtgtttttattggctCATGTGAGTTAAGTGCCTTCCTCTTGTTCTCAGGATGACCCTCCAGCCATGGACTTTGTTACCTCAGCAGCCAACCTGCGTATGCACATCTTTAGCATGAACATGAAGAGTCGTTTCGATGTAAAATGTAAGTTGGTTGTCTCTATCATGCATaggtctgtgttttatttacttttgtacATCCAAATTAGTTTGGGATAATTCAGTCATTCAGTTGTATTGCATATCCACATTCATATAAGTGGCCTTGGTatatttgttgtattgtttgtttcaGCCATGGCGGGTAACATCATTCCAGCTATTGCTACAACCAACGCTGTCATTGCTGGACTCATTGTACTGGAGGGGCTGAAGATCCTGTCTGGGGAACTGGAGTCCTGTCGCACGGTTAGTTCAACTACCAAGTATCCATGATGGCTTAAATTAGTCCAGGGAGTTGCCCATGGTTTAACAGCCACCAGTTAGCCCCGTTTTGACTGAGTAATAAGGACCATCATGCAGGGTAAAGAATTCCAATATTAAGCACTGGTAGCTTCCATTTTGTTTGCTGACATAGAAAACCTCCATGTTATAATTGTGTGAAGGAAATGAAAGTTTTTGATACATTTCTATTCTTGGTTTAATATGGGTATAGACCAAGCAGCTGAACGTGTGTTGATATTGTTGCTTGCACCCTTTGATCACATATGTTCATAGAAGTGTCCTTCCTGCCAAGTTGTCTGTTTTCCAACCGTTTACATTTATCTTTGGTTGCCTCTTCTTCAGATCTTCCTGAACAAGTGTCCAAACCTCAGGAAGAAGCTTCTGGTCCCATGTGTCCTGGACCCGCCCAGCGCCAACTGCTACGTCTGCGTCAGCAAACCTGAAGTCACAGTCAAACTCAACGTCCACAAAACCATGgtcctctctctgcaggacaGGGTAAAATGATCCGCTTGTTTTCTGCACCGACCTGCCACAATGAAAGAGCTGTTAATATTATGCATTCACAAAGATCTTCGGCACAACTTATCTGATCTTAACAACTCTTGAAATGGTTAAACATTGACAGACAGTAGCTTGTATTTCATGTACCATATGAACTACAATGCATACATTTTTGGTGGCAAGGGTTATTTCTGTTGGATTATAAATGTTGCGATGGGCTGGTGTCATGTAAGGGTGAGATGTTTACAGTTGCCCATTGAGTGGTTGTTGACttgctgttttggttttttaCCAGATCCTTAAGGAGAGGTTTGGCATGGTGGCTCCAGATGTTCAGATAGAAGATGGAAAAGGGACTATCCTCATCTcctcagaggaaggagaaacaGAAGGTAAAGAAGAGGGGGGAATAATTGTAGTCATTCATCATTTGGACAGAAGAGGGCGCTGAGGTGACATTAGCCCTCGGTTAAAAACGTACTGGAGAGAGAAGATTAAAAGCACGAATAATGAGCCATGCATACTGTTTTGCAAGAGTTTGAAATCTTAGCGTTTTGAAATGAATAGTTTGGGATTGGAATATTTTAGCCTCATTTCCACCAAAGTACTTTTGTTATAGTATCCTTTGAACCTGTATGAAACCCAAGGTACTGTTACCAAAACACTTCTCCAGCATTTGTGACTCAATGGGAAGATGAGATATTTTTAGTTGATCTAAATAAATGTAAGCTTCATTAATGaatacaaattattattattattattattattattattattattattattactattattattattaattaataattaataatattagAAATGTTGAGTGGTTTACAGTCTTAAAAATCACCCAAACATACACAGCAAATGTGTAATAGTTGTAAATGAATGGATGTCCCTCACATGTGTAGTACTACAAACTCTTACTTGTTATCAGGTATGCCGGTAACCATCTTATCTGCCCGTCCACAGCCAACAACAGCAAATTTCTTTCTGATTTTGGGATCCGTAACGGCAGCCGTCTCCAAGCTGATGACTTCCTCCAAGACTACACACTCCTCGTTAATGTCCTGCACACGTATGTACCTCtctgtatataaatgtatgaatgaattCCACAATTGAATGGgccttttttaatttctttgttttttaaagaaaatatttttaatggtGACTTAAGTGAACAAAACTATAAAGgctgtatgtttgtgtcttcattGGCAGCGAGGAACTAGAGCGGGATGTGGAGTTTGAGGTAGTAGGTGAGGCCCCAGACAAAGCTCCACCCCCTCAGACTAACCAGGAAGAGGTTAACAGCATCACCAATGGCAACAAGGACTCCGCCCAGCCTTCTACCTCTTCTAAAGGTCAGCTGGAGAGAAAAACGTATTTTCTGTAACGCCGCATCTTGATTTGAATCTTTGATCTAAACTGATCGTTAGCATGTTTTTGAAATAGTATCTGCTTCTTTCATCTGTGaacaccagcagcaccagcaaaTGATGATGACGACATCATGATCGTAGACTCTGATGAGGAGGAAATGGCTGCTTCtagctctgcagcagcagcgaccAGTGGCACCAAGAGGAAGCACTCCGACGCAGAAACTGGTGAGACATCCACCAAGCGCCCACGGACGGACCAATCAAGTGCAGCAGCTGCCCCCACTGAcaacgatgatgatgacgacatCATCGCTCTGGACTAACCCATTCTCCCTGGTCTCCTGAAGGACTGAACTCTTTGAACGTTTTTTGACTCGAGACTGACAGTAGGCTTAAATAAAACACCTCTTTTATGAAGAACAATTTCCTGCCCTGGTTCATCTTTGGTCAAATCCTCCCCTCAACgctgtgtttgtgctttcaTACTCTGACATGATGCTGTAAATAGActccacattttaaaaagttttgagAAAAACATAGAActgcttttgttatttttattatttctggtCCCTATAAAATGCTTCACTtgatggtttaaaaaaaaaaagtgctttttttgtattttttataaacGTACTGTATTTCTCATGCTACACAAGCCAGGGTGTTTTGTGCTTTGTGGTCAGGTTACAAAagatttaaaaccaaaacattttcttggGTTGTAATATTGATCTGGGTTATTTTGAAGGGACGGTAACAGACAGAGCCAGGAGTCTACAGCTTGCGATACTCTAACCAGGGTGCCTGTCTGTAGGTGCTGTTGATGTCTGTGATGGGGTTGGTAAAGCACAGAGGCACTGACAGAGAGTTTGGCCACTTTGTGCCATGGGGTGTCAGTTTGCTACCTCTTTTCTAGAACTACCATGTTTTGGCTGCAAATACGTAAACATGCCCTCCATAACACCGCCACAGTGAGGCGTCCAGCTCTTCAGATTATCAAGAAAAAAGTTACTAAGAAAGAGCCATGGAGCAGCACAGTGGTACTAACGTGGCTCCCTGGGAACTGCACTGTATCCTCGAAGCTCTGGCTAAGCACAAGTGGCTTAGATCCAGACTAATAGTTTAATGTACACACGTTATGGTTGCTTTTTATTAGTATGACTTGGTTCTGTTTTAGCAGAGGTCACAGTTTGTTTAGACAGAACCAGAGATGTTGTAGTGGTTTGACCAGAACCAGTCATTCTTGTTCGTACTACGGGGGTTAATCTGAAGGCAGCAGAGCCCTGCACTGAAACAACTAATGTGCAAGTGGAGCAGTTGAGCTCCTGCTGCCTTCACCAGTCTGACCCCTGTGCCAGTGTCACTGATTTCATATTTCATTGTGATCTGAATTGTTATTGAAAGCCTATGAGAGCCCTTTGGACCAATTTTGGTGAAGACAATAAACTCAACCAATGCAGAGCTGTCTTTGTGTTATCTTGTTAATTTGTCTGTCCTTCATGTTGGTACAGAGTCCTCTGAAGTACTataatttctgtattttttttatatatataacacATCTATCGCATTATTAAGACTGTATAGGGGAAATAACCTAAACAATGTTTTCTGGTCCTTTTGTAAAAGTTCAGCAAGATATGAGACATCAATGCACAATACCACAAAGCTCATGGAAGCATCTCACTGCTGGCTCTTTTAAACCACTGCAGTACCCCTGAAACGGGCCATGAACCTTGACATGTTAAGGAAGTTATAGCtccaccaggtggcagcagcagtcCACTGGTTTGAGCCAggtgttaaagggtaactctgAGGTGTCACTCACCGGCTAAGTGgcactgtgggtaatgaagGTGCCAGGTTGTGAttaggaagaagaatgtgtgcaATAAAAAAGGGGATATCTCTGGTTCTACTGTATcagttttaatcatttgtttttaaactgtccataatgagtccaacagtgttaaaggagtgcaatgttagaccagtggactgcctTTTAAAACatggagccta
This sequence is a window from Pagrus major chromosome 8, Pma_NU_1.0. Protein-coding genes within it:
- the uba2 gene encoding SUMO-activating enzyme subunit 2 isoform X2; translated protein: MVQLVGPLRKELADSLSTCKVLVVGAGGIGCELLKNLVLTGFKNIEVIDLDTIDVSNLNRQFLFQKKHVGKSKAQVAKESALQFCPTANITAYHDSIMNPDYNVEFFRQFVLVMNALDNRAARNHVNRMCLAADIPLIESGTAGYLGQVTVIKKGMTECYECQPKPTQKTFPGCTIRNTPSEPIHCIVWAKYLFNQLFGEEDADQEVSPDTADPEAAWNPEDAAARATASEKDGDVKRVSTKEWARSTGYDPVKLFNKLFKDDIMYLLTMDKLWKKRKAPTPLDWLQLENSACPQEETPGSGLKDQQVLSVWGHCQMFRHSVETLRSQLQEKGEGAELVWDKDDPPAMDFVTSAANLRMHIFSMNMKSRFDVKSMAGNIIPAIATTNAVIAGLIVLEGLKILSGELESCRTIFLNKCPNLRKKLLVPCVLDPPSANCYVCVSKPEVTVKLNVHKTMVLSLQDRILKERFGMVAPDVQIEDGKGTILISSEEGETEANNSKFLSDFGIRNGSRLQADDFLQDYTLLVNVLHTEELERDVEFEVVGEAPDKAPPPQTNQEEVNSITNGNKDSAQPSTSSKAPANDDDDIMIVDSDEEEMAASSSAAAATSGTKRKHSDAETGETSTKRPRTDQSSAAAAPTDNDDDDDIIALD
- the uba2 gene encoding SUMO-activating enzyme subunit 2 isoform X1; the encoded protein is MVQLVGPLRKELADSLSTCKVLVVGAGGIGCELLKNLVLTGFKNIEVIDLDTIDVSNLNRQFLFQKKHVGKSKAQVAKESALQFCPTANITAYHDSIMNPDYNVEFFRQFVLVMNALDNRAARNHVNRMCLAADIPLIESGTAGYLGQVTVIKKGMTECYECQPKPTQKTFPGCTIRNTPSEPIHCIVWAKYLFNQLFGEEDADQEVSPDTADPEAAWNPEDAAARATASEKDGDVKRVSTKEWARSTGYDPVKLFNKLFKDDIMYLLTMDKLWKKRKAPTPLDWLQLENSACPQEETPGSGLKDQQVLSVWGHCQMFRHSVETLRSQLQEKGEGAELVWDKDDPPAMDFVTSAANLRMHIFSMNMKSRFDVKSMAGNIIPAIATTNAVIAGLIVLEGLKILSGELESCRTIFLNKCPNLRKKLLVPCVLDPPSANCYVCVSKPEVTVKLNVHKTMVLSLQDRILKERFGMVAPDVQIEDGKGTILISSEEGETEANNSKFLSDFGIRNGSRLQADDFLQDYTLLVNVLHTEELERDVEFEVVGEAPDKAPPPQTNQEEVNSITNGNKDSAQPSTSSKAAPANDDDDIMIVDSDEEEMAASSSAAAATSGTKRKHSDAETGETSTKRPRTDQSSAAAAPTDNDDDDDIIALD